GAGAAGGCATCGCCGACACTGATTTTGATACTATTTGCATCGGGTGGCTTCCAGTGGTGCTTACCAACAACTTTCATGTTGTTTCTTTCAATTCTTATTGCCGATAAATCCCAAGCCACATCCAACGGCTATTTGAGAGATTGCTCTACTATCCATTTTGAATCGATAAAATTGCATCATATGCGTGCAAGATGAATGACAAGGGTGCAATTTGATGGTGGAGGTGCTCCATTGTATTCTTTGTCCTTTGGAattttttaagggtggtagtattcTTTGATCAGTTTTTGCATTGATTACACTCAATTCATTCTCTCTTTTTGCGGCAATTTCTTTCAATTTGTGGGATGAGCGTCCCTTTTTAGAATCCTTAGGACTGATTCCGTCTGAATAAACACAGCCAAACCCTGAAAAGTGCGGATGCACTATTTCAGGGATTCGAGCTGCCCCTCCACACACACCCATGCATGTGGGTCTAGATTTATCTTTATGCTTTACATGTCACGTACTGTTCAAAGCTCATGTAGGCAGCAACACTAACGGATGTGTATGTGCATTTAGTTCGggttttcaaaattttaaaaagtgCCTTCCAAACCGCGCGTCTGAGTTCGGATCCGCTTTCACTGTTGGAATCCTCACGGCaaaatctttgaaactagatcccgcatgagtCGACTTTCGGTGCCAACTTTGATGCTATACGATGCAACTATTTTGAAAATCAATTTTGGAGCTGCATGATCCAACTTCCTATGAGAACGCAACTTAGCAACCATGACAACCAACTTTTTATGATGTGCAGCTAGTCTGTTGCCTAGGCAACTACCTAGTAGTAGATGTGCAACCCCCTTCCAACTCATGCATGTGTACTTTTTACAACTGGCACACCTTGCCCTACCTACCCTACTAGCGATATATGCAACTTAGTTTGTTGTTTTAGTCATCTGCCGAGTAGTCAATGTGTAATTCTTTTCCCTTTCTATTTGTGGATGTTTAGTTTTAGTTGGCATGGCATTGGTAAAGGCAGCAAACGAAGTTGCACATTTCACTCATATGGGTAGTTTGGTTTGGAGGTGTCATAAATGAAAAGTTGCACATGTATACCTAATAATAAGGGGGCTATTGCTTTCGGTGGTACGTCACAAAAATTGCCCCCAAAGTTGTAAAATATTACACACCAATACCATCTATAAGTGATAAAAAAAAGTTTTACAAAGGGGAATCCCACGCCTGGGGCGGCCCATGCAGTAGGGACCTCTTATAATGCGCTTTGCGTGCTGTGAGAAGACGCAGCGTGCTCGTTTGGGCCGGCCCAGGTTAGGGCGgcatgttttttttttctttttcatttttctttttgttttttctactttaaataatttggAACCTCAAAAAAGTcccgaaaagtaaaaaaaatagaaTTTTGAAATAAAATGATTAAGAAATTATAAAATGTTTGAGGATTCAAAAATGTGCGTGATTCGTAAAAAATGTTTGCTTATTCAAAATATGTTTGAAATTTCGAAAACGAATTTTTGGGAAATCAAAAAATGTGCATGTATGAAAAATGTTATTAAAATTGAACAAAATttcaccaattcaaaaaatgttcatgaatggaaaaatatatcctaaaaattcaaaaaCTATCCATGACTTACAAAGtagtttattcattcataaaatgttcgatgattcaaaaaatgatcatgcatttcaaaaaatgcttCTTagatcaaaaaatattcatgaattccaaAAATTGTTTCACCAATTTCCAAAAAAATGCTCGTCAATTCTAGAAATGTTCGCGGATTCAATAAGATTATTTTCAAAAActgttcacaattttaaaaaaatgtttgcaaaaaaatgttcatgaattcaaaaaatgttcttgattttacAAAATGTTAGAAACTTTGTATAAGTGGTTACgaatttggaaatgttcataatttcaaatatgttcacgagtttaaaaaaAAGTTCAGGATTTAAAAAGTTATTCATGATTTCACAAAATTGACAGTGATAGTTAtctcggtgatgcagcaaaatatggTCATGGCGATTGaagattatgattttttttttctCGTTGCAACACACGTGGCCTTTTGCTAGTCGATTATGAGGTAGTTGCATATCGACAGTTAAGCAGTTGCACCAAACAGGGACTAAATTGCATAAAAATAATTCGTTGAAACATAGCCACGAGGGATATAGTTTTGAACAGCATGTCGCGAGGATTCCGATGGTGAAAACTGATCTTAATTTCGATGCACAGTTTAAAATTATGGTTTTTAAATTTTTAAAATTTAAATTAAATGTGTTTACATCTATTCACATGAATAACTTTTCTGTTTATATGGTATGTTTCCAAATATGAATTAGAATTCCCTTATATGAATTCGGGGGATTTTTTCCCTTGTACTCGTATGAATTAGGGGGATATAatcgggagcaactagttaacgagcgcttcttcgggagcctcgcaacgatcagcgccacttggcgcgctctcagccatcgcCACGTGTGTGCTCTGGATGCTCCCTCaggattttgttttatttttatatttttccgcATGCGTTTTCAGCTTTTTAAACGATTTTTTCGGTTTTGGTTTTcccccggtcttccttagcttttcgataaaaaaaaattctgattttttttccacaaaaaaaatgcattttttctttCGTGAAAGTCAGGGTTTtttttccgtgagaggcacggttgtgtgctttcgcgagagtcacggacgTGCCTTTCAGAAAGAGAAAAGcaaaacgcgttttctatttttttttctttcgcgagagtcacggttttgcttccacgcgaggcacagttgtgctttcgcgagagtcacggccgtgcctctcggaaagggaaaaacaaaacgtgttttttgtttttttctttcgcgagagtcacggttttgcttccgcgagaggcacggttgtgcttttcgcgagagtcacggccgtgtctctcagaaagggaaaaaaatacgcgttttctgtttttttctttctttcgcgagagtcacggttttgcttccgcgagaggcacggttgtgctttcacgagagtcacgaccgtgcctctcggaaagggaaaaacaaaacgcgttttctatttttttctttcacaagagtcacggttttgcttccgtgaaaggtacggttgtgctttcgcgagagtcacgtccgtgtctctcggaaagggaaaaacaaaacgcgttttctgttttttctttttttttcgtgagagtcacgattttgcttccgtgagaggcacggttgtgctttcgcgagagtcacggccgtgcctcttagaaaggaaaaaaaacgtgttttctgtttttttcgcgagagtcacggttttgcttccgagagaggcacggttgtgctttcgcgagagtcacgactgcgcctctcggaaacaaaaaaaacaGTGTTTGCTGCTTTTTTCCCTTCcatgagagtcacggttttacttccacgagaggcacgagtatggtttcacgagaggcacggacgtgcctTTTTTGGAAAGGAAAAAAACCGTGCTTCTGAtttggttttttcgtgaaaaaaagttcgtcaaaacccaaCATGGAATCTGGTTTTGAAGATCTCTATACGAAGAATCctatggtgaaaacggttcgagatttggatgcacggtttaaatgattaaacgttttgaataaacggatctacggaaAAAAGGAAAACCCCCAGATTGCGATAAGTGGCATATTATATGTGCGCCACTTGTCACGACTTGAAAAAGTAAAatgttctttgcaacgagtactcattaattagtgatttcggataTAATTCTTTGTAGATTCTTAAGGGATACATTTTTTCATTTTGGGCCGGCCGCTTGGACGGCTAGGGAGGCAGCCGGCCGCTCCCTAGACACACGTCCATAAACAAACAGGGCAGCCCAACACGCCGCCAGCCCTCTCACTCATCGGCTTTCCTCAGGGAAAAAAAACTCACCCTGATCCAAACCTCAGACTTCCCCACCGTCGGCCGGCGCCGCCACACCCCACGGCCAGCCCGCCGCCATCCATCCTCGCCTGCGGCGATGTCTTCCCTGGTCCAGAGCAGCTCGCTCGAGCGCCTCCACCACGNNNNNNNNNNNNNNNNNNNNNNNNNNNNNNNNNNNNNNNNNNNNNNNNNNNNNNNNNNNNNNNNNNNNNNNNNNNNNNNNNNNNNNNNNNNNNNNNNNNNNNNNNNNNNNNNNNNNNNNNNNNNNNNNNNNNNNNNNNNNNNNNNNNNNNNNNNNNNNNNNNNNNNNNNNNNNNNNNNNNNNNNNNNNNNNNNNNNNNNNNNNNNNNNNNNNNNNNNNNNNNNNNNNNNNNNNNNNNNNNNNNNNNNNNNNNNNNNNNNNNNNNNNNNNNNNNNNNNNNNNNNNNNNNNNNNNNNNNNNNNNNNNNNNNNNNCCTGTGCAGCGGATAGTGCGGGTGCTGGAGCTGGCGGGGACGGTCATGGAGGAGCTGGGGAACTCGCAGGGTCCCCGCGGCGAGGCCGTCGTCGCTCACTGCCGCGAGTTCATGCTCTACATGAAGGTACCCCTCCCATCATCCATCCACCATCCCCGTCCGCAGATCTTTTCGCCCCATGCTCCTGCCTTGAAAACCAGGGGGAATGGATGGATTTGTTGCCGCAAGCATCTGGGTGCTATATACTAGCAGAACATGTGTGACCACCGTTTCAggagtttgctttaaattgcttgcTGATGGATTGCTGTCACTTATCAATGGGGGGATGCTATGCTTTGCGAGGTATCCTGCTGCCCGCTGATAATACTATGCACGATGCACTGCTATTTCTGTGTGTCCACCCTTTTCCTTTTGATATGAGCTTATTGCCTTCTTATTGTTGGACTGCTAGTGCTCTGAACCGCAACCGGTTAGTTCCGTTAGACGATTCATCTTTTAGCTTCCATGAAGCACATTGCCCCATATTGGTTGACATGCTCAACCATTATTTTACATGCCTGTCTATTGCACGAAAATTTGCAATCTTTGCTCATTGAAACAAGTGCTTCTGATGTCAAGTAGTGATGTTTCTGAATTGAATGTTGTCTGCCTGTGTGCACCCTCCTGTGTGCAACCTTAGAGGCATTAAGGGTCTCATGTCAAATTCTGACCTGATCCAATGATACATTTCTTCCACCAAAATACTTGCCTTATGCAGGGACGAAGCTAGAAAAGAAGTTTGATGGGGTCATATATATGGCAGTGGGTTCGTCCTTCTATAAATGTTAGTGATTAGTACTAAATTAGTGAAGGATTTTCAAATTTCATTGGGGTCAACTGACCCCAATGCCCCTAAGGTAGCCCTGTCCCTGACCTTATGTGAACCAATTAATCCATGGCATTCATATGACTTTCTCAGTTCTGATTTTTTTTTGACATGTTATATTCGCCATGAGTGATGCATGATAAATTAATTCTATATTGTGGCTGGAGCAGGAAATTCAAACTACATTGCGTGAGGAAATAAAAAGTGCTTGTGAATACCGGCCATTTGAGATGTGTGACTACAGTGCAAGGATTGCTAACGAGATTTGTTGCAAAAAGCTGGAGTATGTGATTGAGAAGATGGATGCCATGCAACTGAACATTGAGCACAGCACCAATGAAGTTTAGCTAGTTTAACTGGCTATCTAGTGCCTGGTAGTGAAATGGTTAGTGCCAAAGCATCATGTGGCTTCCCCAACTCCAGTATCTTATGTTCCATTCTTGCTATACATATCGCATGCGTCCCATGGCTTAATGCAGTGAATGAATTATGTAGGGTATAAGTTGCAATATCCCAGAAAGAAGATGTATTTCAACTACTGCTGCTGCATATGCTGTTTGTTTCATATATATCACGTCTTACAGCTATTTCAGATCCTTCAGTTGTGTTTCCACTTAGTTGATTTCAAACTTCTTCTGTACCATTGACACCCTTGCAGTGTCACATTGGCTATAACTTTCAAGGCATACCTATAAATAGATAAACCACCATAGTGTAAGTCTGCCATCCAGATCATTACCCAATGGCCAATGGAGCCATGAGGTTTTGCTCGTTGCACGTTTTGGCTATGCCATTTTATAATGGGCAGAACTTTGAAGTTTGACTATCGTGTGACTCTTCATGTTCTTTCAAGTTTGGCTCCAGCGCCCGCACGTTTTGGCTATCATCAAGCTTTTGTCTTCATGTTCTTCTTTGCACTATTCATTGCCAAATGCGACATGACTTAGGAGCTTAACAAGCAATTACCAGACTAGGAAACAATAATGTGTTAATTTACACTTTTACTTAGCCCGGGCGCAACTGCGCAATGCTTTGTTCAACATACTCTGGAAACCGTGATGTTCGACTTCAGTGATTGATCTAGGAGGTTGTACAAAATGTTACTCTAGCTCTAGGATTGGTCATGGTCACTTGAGTCATGTCGAAAGACCTGAAGCGTGGTTGCACAAGAACATCTCCGTATGCAGCAGTGCATAggctgcttcatcttcagaaggaACTGCTGTTGGCCTGTTGCACTAATCTGTAGGTTTTTTCTGTATTTGATTTTCATGTGATCAGGCCGTAAGGGATTTTTGAAGTTCAAACCTTGGACAAACAGAAATTTGATTAGGGGTTCGGGAAAGAAGATTCAGCAGATTGAAGCCATGGCACTGGTTTATTGTAGCTCACTAGCTCTTTATGCACTTGACAAGCATCTCAGTGGTGTACTGGCATTACATGCCTGACTAGGTGTGAggagtttgctttaaattgctttcTTATGGATTACTATCCATTATCAATGGGAGCATGACATGCTTTGTGAGGTATCTGCCGCTGATACAGATAGAAGTACTACACATGTTGCATTGTTATTCTTGTTCGTTCCATGTATTCCTTTTAATTGAACCTATTGCCTTCTGGTTGCTAGAGCACTAGTGTCTGAACTGCAATCAGTTAGTTCCACTGGATAACTCTTCTTTTAGTTTCCATGAAACATTGCTCCATATTGTTTGGCATGCTTAACCATTGTTTTCCATGCCTGTATCTGTACGTTGCACGAAAATCTGGAACCTTTGCTGACTGAAACAATTTCTTTTTGATGTGAGATAGTAACATTCTTGTATCTAATGTTGGCTGCCTGTGTGCGCTGCTCCTTTGGTTCTCGCAAAATCAGGATTATTTGGAAACCGATTGTTAAGGTGTCATGTAACATTCTGCTCTGACCCAATGATACATTCCTTCCACCTAAATACTCCCtgcgtccggaaatactcgtcatcaaaatggataaaatgggatgtatctagacgtattttagttctagatacatctctttttatccattttgatgacaagtattttcggacggagggagtacgtactagCTAGCCAAGAAACTTATTTACAGCTATTTCAGATCCTTTAGTTGTGTTTCCACTTTGTTGGGCTTGAAGTTCTTCTGTAGTACTACTGAGACTATTGCAGTGGCAGATTGGTCATAACATCCAAGAAACTTATTTACTTACAAAACGTAACCGGTGCGTGACTGTCAATATGACATCGTCAAGTTATTTCAGTCCCCTGCTGTGTTGGTTTGCCATCCGGATCATTACCCAACAGCTAATTGAGCATCAGGTATGCCTCATTGCACGTTTTGGCTATGCCATCTCATAGTGTTGGGCAGAACTTTGAAGCTTGAATCCATATGAAACGCTCTAAATGGGTTGACCATCTTCGAGCTTTTGGCCTTCATGTTTTTGTATGCACGAGATTTCACGGGTCTTAGGAGCAGAGTACCATTAAGATTTTGGTTTATGCCTTGCACACATCCTGGAAGTGTTGTAATTTATGTCCAGACTTTAGAGTCTTGGAGGTTGCACACAGACACACAGTGCGTAGATTGCTTCATCTGGAATGCAGGTTTTTCCTGATTTGATCTTTGATGCGTGTGAAGTTGTCGATGCGGTTTCGAGACGTGATTTCCGTCAGTGTTCCGACATGACGACATGTATTTCGGTACAGAGGGAGTAGATAgatagatgtactccctccgttctgaattacttgtcttggatttatctagatacggaggtatctagcactaaaatgagtctagatacatccgtatctagacaaatccaagacaagtaattcggaacggagggagtagtttataaagCCATCTCCTATCTTCCCCTTAACAGTGATTATTCGAGTTCTGCATTTAAACCAAAAAGAAAACCTCGAACATTTAGCAGGATCTGTGAATCTGCATGAGTTCCGGTCGCCCGGCCTTATGATTCTGAGCGAGTTGAGTCCGTTGTCATGCTACCATCTGAATCCGAGATTAACAAAGCGGTGCACTGAAGAAGAGGGAAAACCTGCCCGGTGAACCTCGTTCATCGCCATGCCGTATCGCAAGACGCACCAGTTCCGGACGCCAAGTC
This portion of the Triticum dicoccoides isolate Atlit2015 ecotype Zavitan chromosome 7A, WEW_v2.0, whole genome shotgun sequence genome encodes:
- the LOC119332441 gene encoding mediator of RNA polymerase II transcription subunit 11-like, yielding MEELGNSQGPRGEAVVAHCREFMLYMKEIQTTLREEIKSACEYRPFEMCDYSARIANEICCKKLEYVIEKMDAMQLNIEHSTNEV